AATTAAGGTTAACCACTTTACAGGTAATCTTTATGGCCAGCACTCAGCAGGCACCTAGGTTGTGTTCCATTACCAACTATCTACCCAAAACTTTCGAGATATAAGTCATACCGAAGCTATTGTTCCCACACAAGCACATAAATAGGAAAATCTGAAGAAGACCTCCTAAAACCGCAACTGCACCAACAACTCGAAGCTGTAACGATGAAAAGACagtaaaagaattatattataagcatggagaaacaagaaaagaatGAGCAAACCTCTGATGTGGAGAATTCCAGGCCCAATGCAAAAAGAAGGAGTATGACACCGAATTGGGCCATTGTTTCAACCTGAAAGCTTATAAGAAGTGATACATGACATTAAAAAGCTgtaaaagttataatatatgGACTGGAGAATAGCAAACTCCCCTTAAGGCGATACTCAACTCATCTTCAGATTTGAGACAACTCCCCTTTGTTGAAAGATTTTTGTCCAAGTTATAAATAAGCAAAAGAGTTGCCTAAGCAGTCTTATTTGTCCAGTTGGATCCATTTCATTCAGCCCAATTGAAATctgaattttctttcttgtctaGAACAACCATCTTCATCAGTGAACTTAATCTGGTACGCCATGCTTGATTTCAGCCAAGAATATTTATTGAGTTACTGGCTAATTTAGCCATTAATTTAGGACaatgtttcattttctttcttgtcctTTCAGAATTTTGCTGAGCAGCTCCAGCGTAGTGTAAAATTGCTTGGTGGGTATGCTTCAAAGTTTATATCTTTGTGATCTGATGAGTCATTGGGTTGCTTTTAAGATTGTTTGACTCTTGGCTTGTTTATGAGATTCGGGCTTTGAAAGTTGTGAATCTGTGTTGTGCAGCAGAAGGCTTTGTTTATTCTGCATTTTTGTGACTCTGAGCCTCAAACATCAGCCGACCAAAAACTTAAGTATGAATGAATTTTACACTAGctatgacaaatatatattttttgtggtATTGGACAAATCAAAATCGAATTATAATGTGAAAGCTACAGAAATACACAGGTATTGGTACATGACATACTCGACACCGGAAACACCAGGGAAATAAACGCTTCTCATGCACCCGAAGGAGTGCATTCAAACTAAAGAGGACATGCCAACAGCCCGCCTGATTTCTgactgcttttgttttttactcTGTTTCTAGCAAGGGCACACGAAGTGATCCTAAGTAGGAATAACAAACATTCAGACTATGCTAGGAGGATCACCAACCCAATTGCATAAGGCACGAGGCCAGCGAGTTCTAATGCAGTCCACTAATGGTGCATGCTGCGGAGGATCGGGTTTAGCCACTTCAGTTTCTTTTCCACTTGATTCATTTCCACCAGATCCAGAAGGCACAACCACATCAGCCAGGAACTCCTCTGGAGTCCATCTAGGGGGAACTGAAACCCTCAACTTTGTGAGCCGAGGCCTTTGCACAGGAGTCTCACCTCCAGAGCTCAGCTGGCTGCCATTCAGATCTGATTTTGCAATTCCATTAAAATGATAGAGATCAAAAACCTTCTTACCCATCAATCCAGTTGAATCCTTAAGGCCTCCCAAATTCTTGTCTAAATCCAAAATAACCTGCCAGAACTCGCTCCAGACAATAAAACCTGTGCTGCAAAGGTTATCAAATTTCTCACGTGGAAGTCTGATATTTGACTCCCTGAGAACTTGATGGAAACCCTCAACACTAATAAAACCACCACCTCCACTCTGATCTTGTGCATCAAAAGCTTTACGAATCTGTGAGTCTCTTTCTTCCAGTTCATTCTCATCTTGGACACTGGTATCAAGTGCAAATAGAACTGTATAATGAGATTCACTCCCAACAACCCATATTGGCCATTTTGGGAATTTCAGATTCTGACCAACCTTACAGAAATTGAGGGATTCCAGGAGAGTAAGGAATCCAACCTCTACTCTTGTGGATATGCCTTTCAGAAACATGCCACCACCCAAATCCATCCTCCCGTCAAATACATTAGGAACAGCCTGACCACAGAGTAGTAGGTTCACAATTTCCTGTTCCACGACATACATTGgaaattgataaagaaaataatcCAATAGGGCTAATAACAGAAGTAGTAAAAGAATTGATGCTTCATTGATTGTGTGATACCTGAGAGGCATGTCCAAATGGTGCAGTGACAAGAGGTAGGCTAGGGTCATCCCTGTCAGCTTGAATAGCATCCTAcacaagaaaattttcaatgcaTTTGCAAACTTACATGCTCCGCACACAATGTAAGATGCAATTAGCCATAACCATATGTCACACTCTCTCTAGCAGATTGCAAAATGTTGGCTTACAGTGGTTTTGAAAGTGGATGCGTAAACAGTTATTGTGGCTCTAATGCTTTGAaatttctaaagtttttttttttttttgggtcaataAAATGCCAGCAAAATCTAATGCTCCAAGAAGTTCAAAATATTTGACATGAATAATGGAGTATACACTCACATTTCCATTACTTCTCCCCATATTGCCATGCTGTACTCACAAATTTATCTCAAAAGTAGCATAAATAAACTCATAGTTTGCAGTTGGTGATTCAACTGCATGAAGACAGAAAGTTTCACCTAGCCTCTTGCCTTctgaaaataatcatttatgttATCATTAAGGTTAAATATCCAACAATTAACCATTTTGCCAGCTATGAAAAATTAGGAATTTAAAAATTGTCTACTCATGTATAGAATATTCATTCGAGCAAATGATCGCCCATTAACACCACCATTCAGGTGTGAGGTCACTCATGGCTTACAGaacatcataaaatatattttagaaaagaaaaaggagatttTAAGCTACAAGCATACCAGTTCCCTTGAGAGTAATGCAGAAATAAGGAATAGCATTGCCCCCATACGACTTTGGAAAACAGGAATCATTGCTTCAAGCCTTTG
This is a stretch of genomic DNA from Mangifera indica cultivar Alphonso chromosome 11, CATAS_Mindica_2.1, whole genome shotgun sequence. It encodes these proteins:
- the LOC123229560 gene encoding ubiquitin carboxyl-terminal hydrolase MINDY-3-like encodes the protein MADQEEEDLKMALRMSMHHTPPEPKRSKPRDAVVGVPVTSAEDCRRMQRELMAAAAEKRMKEAKSASVSLPKIVKSSELALKEKVVDTKGKASESKEKVLQSKEGNLGKEEANQLFTMLFGSGVSKDILAQWSNQGIRFSSDPETSMGLVQHEGGPCGVLATIQAFVLKYLLFFTDELGKVAPSTMQNLGPRSFSKNRYIAKSDFASLSEHAKVRALVKSMSEILFLCGNNKRAVISTLTTIGHDIEESEDSQKDEVITKALEGLSIESGSDLQKVLRVDAYTSQASVLQRLEAMIPVFQSRMGAMLFLISALLSRELDAIQADRDDPSLPLVTAPFGHASQEIVNLLLCGQAVPNVFDGRMDLGGGMFLKGISTRVEVGFLTLLESLNFCKVGQNLKFPKWPIWVVGSESHYTVLFALDTSVQDENELEERDSQIRKAFDAQDQSGGGGFISVEGFHQVLRESNIRLPREKFDNLCSTGFIVWSEFWQVILDLDKNLGGLKDSTGLMGKKVFDLYHFNGIAKSDLNGSQLSSGGETPVQRPRLTKLRVSVPPRWTPEEFLADVVVPSGSGGNESSGKETEVAKPDPPQHAPLVDCIRTRWPRALCNWVGDPPSIV